A genomic region of Verrucomicrobiota bacterium contains the following coding sequences:
- a CDS encoding KilA-N domain-containing protein, whose protein sequence is MSQPGKSTIEVKGTEITILSKEHGDYISLTDMVRNFEGGGALIEQWLKNKDTVLFLGVWEQIHNPGFNSLEFEGIRNEAGRNSFFLSAKSWIDRTRAKGLFASAGRYGGTFAHKDIAFEFGSWLSPEFKLYLIKEFQRLKEDEGRRLSLAWNLNRTLSKLNYRIHTDAIKARLIPDEVTPAQAAITYANEADVLNVALFGRTARQWRDTNPKLDGNMRDHATIEQLLVLANLEGMNAEFIHMGLTQGERLKRLNQIAIRQMQVLTASAAARQLETPKVEKQ, encoded by the coding sequence ATGAGCCAACCCGGGAAATCCACTATCGAAGTCAAGGGAACTGAAATCACGATCCTCTCCAAAGAGCACGGCGACTACATCTCGCTCACGGACATGGTGCGGAATTTTGAGGGCGGCGGGGCGCTCATTGAGCAATGGCTCAAGAACAAGGACACGGTCCTGTTCCTTGGCGTCTGGGAGCAGATTCACAACCCGGGTTTTAATTCCCTCGAATTCGAGGGAATTAGAAATGAGGCCGGCCGGAACAGTTTCTTCCTTTCCGCCAAGTCCTGGATTGACCGCACCCGCGCCAAAGGGCTGTTTGCCAGCGCCGGCCGCTACGGTGGCACTTTCGCCCACAAGGACATCGCCTTTGAGTTCGGCTCCTGGCTCAGCCCCGAGTTCAAGCTCTACCTCATCAAGGAATTCCAGCGCCTCAAGGAGGACGAGGGCCGCCGCCTCTCCCTGGCCTGGAATCTCAACCGCACCCTCTCCAAGCTCAACTACCGCATCCACACAGACGCCATCAAGGCGCGCCTCATCCCGGACGAAGTCACGCCCGCGCAGGCCGCCATCACCTACGCCAACGAGGCCGACGTCCTCAACGTGGCACTCTTTGGCCGGACGGCCCGGCAGTGGCGCGACACCAATCCCAAGCTCGACGGCAACATGCGCGATCATGCCACCATCGAGCAGTTGCTGGTGCTCGCCAACCTGGAGGGCATGAACGCCGAGTTCATCCACATGGGCCTGACCCAGGGGGAACGGCTCAAACGGCTCAACCAGATCGCCATTCGCCAGATGCAGGTGCTCACCGCCAGCGCTGCGGCGCGGCAGCTTGAAACGCCGAAAGTGGAAAAACAGTGA
- a CDS encoding restriction endonuclease subunit S — MEVKPAYKQTEVGVIPVEWEVKPLRSILSKGRLGGNYPNQDTESAFPLMKMGNIARGYFEMSKLEFITPGVTPENQHRLVYGDVLFNTRNTLELVGKVGIWRDELPLAYYNSNLMRLEFDPNEVSSTEYANYALNTAGAVARLRALATGTTSVAAIYTRDLLGLLFVVPPKPEQRAIAEALSDVDGLLGGLDRLIAKKR; from the coding sequence ATGGAAGTGAAGCCCGCCTACAAGCAGACCGAGGTGGGCGTCATCCCGGTGGAGTGGGAAGTAAAACCACTGCGCTCGATTCTTTCCAAAGGAAGGCTTGGCGGCAACTACCCGAATCAGGACACGGAGTCAGCGTTTCCCCTGATGAAAATGGGGAACATCGCTCGTGGCTATTTCGAGATGTCGAAGCTGGAGTTCATCACGCCCGGCGTGACTCCAGAGAACCAGCACCGACTTGTTTACGGCGACGTGCTTTTCAACACTCGGAACACGCTCGAACTCGTCGGCAAAGTAGGAATCTGGCGCGATGAACTTCCGCTCGCCTACTACAACTCGAACCTCATGCGTCTGGAGTTCGACCCGAATGAAGTCAGCTCCACCGAATACGCCAACTACGCGCTAAACACCGCTGGCGCAGTCGCCCGCCTTCGGGCACTGGCCACGGGCACGACCAGTGTGGCCGCGATTTACACGCGGGATTTGTTGGGCCTGCTCTTTGTTGTTCCGCCCAAGCCCGAACAACGCGCCATCGCGGAGGCGTTGAGCGATGTGGATGGGCTGCTGGGCGGGCTGGACCGGCTCATCGCCAAGAAGCGC
- a CDS encoding type I restriction-modification system subunit M, with product MALKKSELYSSLWASCDELRGGMDASQYKDYVLVLLFVKYVSDRFAGQPYAAITVPKGASFADMVALKGKSDIGDQINKRILGPLAQANQLSDMPDFNDPNKLGSGKEMVERLTNLIAIFENPALDFSKNRADGDDLLGDAYEYLMRHFATESGKSKGQFYTPAEVSRMIAQILGIRHAKTSNDTTVYDPTCGSGSLLLKIGDEARHGGKDVKVTLYGQEKDNATAGLARMNMILHDYATAEIKQGNTLANPLYLDGDALKTFDYVVANPPFSDKRWSTGLDAEHDPWQRFQHYGIPPGKQGDYGYLLHILRSIKPAGKGACILPHGVLFRGNAEAAIRQNLVQRGVIRGIIGLPANLFYGTGIPACIIVLDKEGANARKAIFMMDASKGFIKDGNKNRLREQDIHKIVDTFTRQAELPRYSRLVPVSEIADPKNDYNLNLPRYIDSTEPEDLQDIDAHLRGGIPNRDIDALEPYWKIIPGVRSVLFSPSPRERGEGRGEGRSGYSALRIPQAELKSAILGHAEFAAFNATVTRLFKKWQSASLPRLKGFAQDGPSTSLRASHPKALIETIAEDLLATFRAAPLLDAYDVYQHLMDYWAATMQDDCYLIAEGGWRDAAQPRLIVEDKNKKTKARPDFTLGKKKYQAELIPPALIIRRWYADEQAALEKLEADVAVLQQQMEEMAEEHGGEEGLLADAANDKGKLTKASVTARLKEIKGQGDESDAADELKALKEYLALVEQEAATADKLAAAQNDLTEKVAARYPKLNEDEIKTLVVDDKWLGTLTAAVQGELDRVSQTLTGRIRQLAERYATPLPQLEGEVSGLAAKVVGHLKRMGFKP from the coding sequence ATGGCCCTCAAAAAATCCGAACTCTACTCCTCCCTCTGGGCCTCCTGCGACGAATTGCGTGGCGGCATGGACGCCAGCCAATACAAGGATTACGTCCTCGTCCTGCTGTTCGTGAAATACGTCAGCGACCGCTTCGCCGGCCAGCCCTACGCCGCCATCACCGTGCCCAAAGGCGCGAGCTTCGCCGACATGGTCGCGCTCAAGGGCAAGTCCGACATCGGCGACCAGATTAACAAAAGAATCCTCGGACCGCTCGCCCAGGCGAACCAGTTGTCCGACATGCCGGACTTCAACGACCCGAACAAGCTCGGGAGCGGCAAGGAGATGGTGGAGCGCCTCACCAACCTCATCGCCATCTTCGAGAATCCCGCCCTCGACTTCTCCAAGAACCGCGCCGATGGCGATGACCTGCTCGGTGACGCCTACGAATACCTCATGCGGCACTTCGCCACGGAGAGCGGCAAGAGCAAGGGCCAGTTCTACACGCCCGCCGAAGTCAGCCGCATGATCGCGCAGATTCTCGGCATCCGCCACGCCAAGACCAGCAACGACACCACGGTCTATGACCCGACGTGCGGCTCGGGTTCGCTGCTCCTGAAAATCGGCGATGAAGCGCGCCACGGCGGCAAGGACGTGAAGGTCACGCTCTACGGGCAGGAAAAGGACAACGCCACCGCCGGCCTCGCCCGCATGAACATGATCCTGCACGACTACGCCACGGCGGAAATCAAGCAGGGCAACACCCTCGCCAATCCGCTCTACCTCGACGGCGACGCACTCAAGACCTTCGACTACGTCGTCGCCAATCCGCCCTTCAGCGACAAGCGCTGGAGCACCGGCCTCGACGCCGAGCACGACCCCTGGCAACGCTTCCAGCACTACGGCATCCCGCCCGGCAAACAGGGCGATTACGGCTACCTGCTGCACATCCTTCGCTCCATCAAGCCCGCCGGCAAAGGCGCGTGCATCCTGCCGCATGGCGTGCTCTTTCGCGGCAACGCCGAGGCCGCCATTCGCCAGAATCTCGTCCAGCGCGGCGTCATCCGGGGCATCATCGGCCTGCCGGCGAACCTCTTTTACGGCACGGGCATCCCGGCCTGCATCATCGTGCTCGACAAGGAAGGCGCGAACGCCCGCAAAGCCATCTTCATGATGGACGCCTCCAAGGGCTTCATCAAAGACGGCAACAAGAACCGCCTCCGCGAGCAGGACATCCACAAGATCGTGGACACCTTCACCCGGCAGGCCGAACTCCCGCGCTACTCGCGCCTCGTGCCCGTCAGCGAAATCGCCGACCCGAAGAACGACTACAACCTCAACCTCCCGCGCTACATTGACAGCACCGAGCCGGAGGATTTGCAGGACATTGACGCCCACCTGCGCGGCGGCATCCCGAACCGCGACATCGATGCGCTCGAACCGTATTGGAAAATCATCCCCGGCGTGCGCTCAGTCTTGTTTTCTCCCTCGCCCCGCGAGCGGGGAGAGGGCCGGGGTGAGGGGCGCTCCGGTTACTCCGCCCTCCGCATCCCGCAAGCCGAACTCAAATCCGCCATCCTCGGCCACGCCGAGTTCGCCGCCTTCAATGCGACCGTCACCCGCCTGTTCAAGAAATGGCAGAGCGCCTCGCTCCCGCGCCTGAAAGGCTTCGCCCAGGACGGCCCTTCGACGTCGCTCAGGGCAAGCCATCCCAAGGCCCTCATCGAAACCATCGCCGAGGATTTGCTCGCCACCTTCCGGGCCGCCCCGCTGCTCGATGCCTACGACGTGTATCAGCACCTCATGGATTACTGGGCCGCCACCATGCAGGACGATTGCTACCTCATCGCCGAAGGCGGCTGGCGCGACGCCGCCCAACCCCGGCTCATCGTCGAGGACAAGAACAAGAAGACCAAGGCCCGGCCCGACTTCACCCTCGGCAAAAAGAAATACCAGGCCGAACTCATCCCGCCCGCGCTCATCATCCGGCGCTGGTATGCGGACGAACAGGCCGCCCTCGAAAAGCTGGAAGCCGACGTGGCCGTGCTCCAGCAACAGATGGAGGAAATGGCCGAGGAGCACGGCGGCGAGGAAGGTCTGCTCGCCGACGCCGCCAACGACAAGGGCAAGCTCACCAAGGCCAGCGTCACCGCCCGGCTCAAGGAAATCAAAGGCCAGGGTGACGAAAGCGACGCGGCGGACGAACTCAAGGCGCTCAAGGAATACCTCGCCCTCGTGGAACAGGAAGCCGCCACCGCCGACAAACTGGCCGCCGCGCAAAACGACCTCACCGAAAAGGTCGCCGCCCGCTACCCGAAGCTCAACGAGGACGAAATCAAGACCCTCGTGGTGGACGACAAATGGCTGGGCACGCTGACCGCCGCCGTGCAGGGCGAACTCGACCGCGTCTCGCAAACCCTCACCGGGCGAATCCGCCAACTGGCCGAACGCTACGCCACGCCGCTGCCGCAGCTTGAAGGCGAAGTCAGCGGACTCGCAGCCAAAGTCGTCGGGCATTTGAAACGGATGGGATTCAAGCCATGA